From Triticum aestivum cultivar Chinese Spring chromosome 4A, IWGSC CS RefSeq v2.1, whole genome shotgun sequence, a single genomic window includes:
- the LOC123087481 gene encoding probable cytokinin riboside 5'-monophosphate phosphoribohydrolase LOGL5 translates to MEQLEEAPTSTTTVALATSPKPAPSSNGSKKLPSRFRRVCVFCGSSPGRKPAYQLAAVQLGQQLVERGIDLVYGGGSVGLMGLVSRAVHGGGGRVTGVVPRSVLPRELIGETPGGEEVKAVSGMHQRKAEMARRADAFVALPGGYGTLEELLEVITWAQLGIHDKPVGLLNVEGYYDSLLDFIDRAVDEGFVSPAARRIIVAAPTPGELLAALEDYSPAHHDGGGVKLSWESSVDTMACSPPKPDISR, encoded by the coding sequence ATGGAGCAGCTGGAGGAGGCGCCGACGTCCACGACCACGGTGGCGCTGGCCACGTCGCCCAAGCCTGCGCCGTCGAGCAACGGCAGCAAGAAGCTGCCGTCGCGGTTCCGGCGGGTGTGCGTGTTCTGCGGGAGCAGCCCGGGGAGGAAGCCGGCGTACCAGCTGGCCGCCGTGCAGCTCGGGCAGCAGCTGGTGGAGCGCGGCATCGACCTCGTGTACGGCGGCGGCAGCGTCGGGCTCATGGGCCTGGTGTCCCGCGCGgtgcacggcggcggcgggcgcgtcaCGGGCGTGGTGCCCCGGTCGGTCCTCCCGCGGGAGCTCATCGGCGAGACGCCCGGCGGGGAGGAGGTGAAGGCCGTGTCCGGCATGCACCAGCGCAAGGCCGAGATGGCCCGCCGCGCCGACGCCTTCGTGGCGCTCCCCGGCGGCTATGGcacgctggaggagctgctggaggtcatCACCTGGGCGCAGCTCGGCATCCACGACAAGCCGGTGGGCCTGCTGAACGTGGAGGGCTACTACGACTCGCTGCTGGACTTCATCGACAGGGCGGTGGACGAGGGGTTCGTGTCGCCGGCGGCAAGGCGCATCATCGTGGCCGCGCCCACGCCCGGCGAgctgctggcggcgctggaggactACTCGCCGGCGCACCACGACGGCGGAGGCGTGAAGCTCAGCTGGGAGTCGTCCGTGGACACCATGGCCTGCTCGCCGCCCAAGCCGGACATCTCCCGCTAG